From Alligator mississippiensis isolate rAllMis1 chromosome 9, rAllMis1, whole genome shotgun sequence, one genomic window encodes:
- the LOC102563377 gene encoding uncharacterized protein LOC102563377 isoform X2, giving the protein MQLFSLTLGLALLGSSGGGGQDFQVLQPWPSAQASAGETLTLNCTVTKRGLPGPVKWLKGSGSDRQLIYAEIGSFHRVTRAVPNSVSDYSIHISDIRPEDAGTYYCVKFKKEPPDEEYQRGAGTVVSVGGLSTSAASAVGGAACVLVLLLLIAIYFYLRKRRGLSRHSPRSIYTGSSWHSPVPAARRQLRQPPAPTRQGPCFPCKNIFHSQRLIRSRLRFHCTGSKAPGACTDHRKFSMPPSPRHPSPRCSVPVSLANCAAPGCLLRQQQNRHLCALLHPG; this is encoded by the exons ATGCAGCTCTTCAGCCTCACGCTGGGCCTGGCTCTGCTGGGAAGTTCAG GTGGCGGGGGCCAGGACTTCCaggtgctgcagccctggccctccgCGCAGGCATCCGCAGGGGAGACGCTCACGTTGAACTGCACCGTGACCAAGCGCGGACTCCCAGGGCCGGTGAAGTGGCTCAAGGGCTCGGGCAGCGACCGCCAGCTCATCTATGCAGAGATAGGGTCATTCCACCGGGTCACAAGGGCTGTCCCCAACTCTGTCTCAGACTACTCCATCCACATCAGCGACATCCGCCCCGAGGACGCCGGCACCTATTACTGCGTGAAGTTCAAGAAAGAACCGCCTGACGAGGAGTACCAACGCGGAGCAGGCacggtggtgtctgtgggtg GGCTGTCCACGTCTGCGGCCTCTGCAGTCGGTGGAGCAGCGTGTGTCCTCGTCCTCTTGCTTCTCATCGCCATTTACTTCTACCTGAGGAAGAGGAGAG GTCTGAGCCGCCATAGCCCCAGGTCTATATACACCGGATCCTCGTGGCATAGCCCTGTGCCAGCCGCTCGCCGTCAGCTCCggcagcccccagctcccacccgGCAAGGCCCATGTTTCCCTTGCAAAAACATCTTCCATTCACAGAGGCTAATTAGGTCTCGCCTCCGCTTTCATTGCACCGGCAGCAAAGCCCCGGGAGCTTGCACCGACCACAGGAAATTCTCCATGCCGCCGTCTCCACGGCACCCGTCGCCTCGGTGCTCAGTGCCCGTGTCACTCGCTAACTGTGCCGCACCAGGCTGCCTCCTACGCCAGCAGCAGAATAGGCACCTTTGTGCCCTGCTGCACCCAGGCTAA